The following are encoded in a window of Sorex araneus isolate mSorAra2 chromosome 11, mSorAra2.pri, whole genome shotgun sequence genomic DNA:
- the ADAM8 gene encoding disintegrin and metalloproteinase domain-containing protein 8, which produces MPGLGLWLLWGLWLLEVSPGTPLPPEQPYVVVRPQRLPGPRLRRALPSLTAPHSERVSYVLGAPGHTFTLHLRKNRDLVASGYTETYAAANGSQVTEQLQPQDHCFYQGHVEGHPESAASLSTCAGLRGFFLVGPAMHLIEPLDGASEEGPHALYQETQLQQTARTCGVNHSSLAHVLGPRTSAALRPRHWPPARETRYVELYVVTDFREFQLLGSREAVRSRVLEVVNHVDKLYQKLHMRVVLVGLEVWNSGDKIQVSPNPDVTLNNFLAWWQGLPRRHLYDNVQLITALDFTGSTVGLAKVATMCSRDSGAVNQDHHHQNPVGVACTMAHEMGHNLGLDHDDNVPGCYCPEAGDRSCVMAASISSSYPRMFSHCSQADLETFVGKQGAACLHNAPNVTWLVSGPVCGNGFVEKGEQCDCGPPQDCLNPCCNSSTCQLVPGAQCGQGACCQDCQVKAPGVPCRAAKDPCDLEEHCDGQRPECPEDAFRENGTPCPGGHCYAGACPSLDGTCRALWGPGARAAVDTCFSYTLSPDCRSPASPRAGGAGKCGVLFCTGGQMPPALTSCTLTLASGTCQALRGEDGWAYLPVPQGTRCGPGMVCWNGRCEDLRVYGSGNCSAKCSGHGVCNHKQQCHCSPGWAPPYCAQLLPGAQAASRSGVLVAGVLLAVLALGLAGVVFFLRRRGSASKTAVGLSNPLFHEGGSAPAEERPPPCSVGLPELVSPTHSMQPPRATAAAVTPKRPPPAPPAPLPGPPHVVPVYTRQAPGQLRPAPPTKPLPQLKPKQVVKPTAPPPVPPMKPAAVGAQGAVGAKVALKPPALRR; this is translated from the exons ATGCCGGGCCTCGGGCTCTGGCTGCTCTGGGGGCTCTGGCTGCTCG AGGTCAGTCCCGGCACCCCGCTACCTCCGGAGCAGCCCTACGTGGTGGTGCGGCCCCAGCGCCTGCCAGGACCCCGCCTGCgcagagccctcccctccctcacg gCCCCCCACTCAGAGAGAGTGAGCTACGTCCTTGGGGCCCCAGGACACACCTTCACCCTGCACCTGCGGAAGAACAG GGACCTGGTGGCGTCCGGCTACACAGAGACCTACGCAGCCGCCAACGGTTCCCAGGTGACTGAGCAGCTGCAGCCGCAG GACCACTGCTTCTACCAGGGACACGTGGAGGGTCACCCTGAGTCGGCCGCCAGCCTCAGCACCTGCGCCGGCCTCAG GGGCTTCTTCCTGGTGGGCCCAGCCATGCATCTGATCGAGCCTCTGGACGGCGCCAGTGAGGAGGGACCACATGCGCTGTACCAGGAGACCCAGCTACAGCAGACGGCCAGGACCTGCGGGGTCAACCACTCCAGCCTGGCCCATGTCCTTGGGCCTCGGACCTCAGCCGCCCTCAGGCCCCGG CACTGGCCACCGGCCCGAGAAACCCGCTACGTGGAGCTGTATGTGGTCACTGACTTCAGAGAG TTCCAGCTGCTGGGCAGCAGGGAGGCTGTGCGCAGCCGCGTTCTGGAGGTAGTGAACCACGTGGACAAG ctTTACCAGAAGCTCCACATGCGCGtggtcctggtggggctggaggtgtGGAACAGCGGGGACAAGATCCAAGTCAGCCCCAACCCTGACGTCACGCTCAACAACTTCCTGGCCTGGTGGCAGGGCCTGCCCAGGCGGCACCTGTATGACAACGTGCAGCTCATCAC GGCCCTGGACTTCACTGGCAGCACTGTGGGGCTGGCCAAGGTGGCCACTATGTGTTCCAGGGACTCGGGGGCTGTGAACCAG GACCACCACCACCAGAACCCCGTGGGTGTGGCATGCACCATGGCCCACGAGATGGGCCACAACCTGGGTCTGGACCACGATGACAATGTGCCTGGCTGCTACTGCCCCGAGGCGGGGGACCGCAGCTGCGTCATGGCGGCCAGCATCAG CTCCAGCTACCCCAGGATGTTCAGCCACTGCAGCCAGGCCGACCTGGAGACCTTTGTGGGGAAACAGGGTGCAGCCTGCCTGCACAATGCGCCCAATGTCACCTGGCTGGTGAGCGGTCCCGTGTGTGGAAACGGGTTCGTGGAGAAGGGAGAGCAGTGTGACTGCGGCCCACCCCAG GACTGCCTGAACCCCTGCTGCAACTCTTCCACCTGCCAGCTCGTCCCTGGAGCACAGTGCGGGCAGGGCGCCTGCTGCCAGGACTGCCAG GTGAAGGCACCCGGGGTGCCATGCCGGGCCGCGAAGGACCCGTGTGACCTGGAGGAGCACTGCGACGGCCAGCGGCCCGAGTGCCCCGAGGACGCCTTCCGGGAGAACGGCACGCCCTGCCCGGGGGGCCACTGCTACGCCGGCGCCTGCCCGTCGCTGGACGGGACGTGCCGGGCCCTGTGGGGGCCAG GTGCCCGCGCGGCCGTGGACACGTGCTTCAGCTACACCCTCTCGCCGGACTGCAGGAGCCCCGCGTCCCCGCGTGCAGGAGG TGCCGGCAAGTGCGGGGTCCTGTTCTGCACGGGCGGCCAGATGCCCCCTGCGCTCACGTCCTGCACGCTCACCCTGGCCTCGGGCACCTGCCAGGCGCTGCGCGGGGAGGACGGCTGGGCCTACCTGCCGGTGCCCCAGGGCACGCGCTGTGGCCCGGGCATG GTGTGCTGGAACGGCCGCTGCGAGGACCTCCGCGTCTACGGCTCCGGGAACTGCTCAGCCAAGTGCAGCGGACACGGG GTGTGCAACCACAAGCAGCAGTGCCACTGCAGCCCCGGCTGGGCCCCGCCGTACTGTGCTCAGCTGCtgccaggcgcacaggcag CGTCCCGCAGTGGTGTGCTGGTGGCCGGGGTCCTGCTGGCGGTTCTGGCGCTGGGACTGGCAGGTGTGGTCTTCTTCCTCCGGAGAAG GGGCTCAGCGTCCAAGACGGCTGTGGGGCTCTCCAATCCTCTGTTTCACGAAGGGGGCAGCGCGCCGGCAGAGGAGAGGCCTCCACCCTGCTCTGTGGGCCTCCCAGAGCTGGTCTCTCCCACCCACTCCATGCAGCCCCCCAGGGCCACGGCTGCTGCGGTCACGCCTAAGCGGCCTCCGCCCGCT CCTCCAGCTCCCCTGCCCGGCCCTCCCCATGTGGTTCCTGTGTACACAAGGCAGGCCCCAGGCCAG ctcagacCTGCACCTCCCACAAAGCCGCTGCCACAGCTGAAGCCTAAGCAG GTCGTGAagcccaccgccccacccccggTGCCCCCGATGAAGCCGGCAGCTGTAGGCGCTCAG GGAGCCGTGGGGGCGAAGGTGGCTCTGAAACCCCCAGCCCTGCGGAGGTGA
- the UTF1 gene encoding undifferentiated embryonic cell transcription factor 1, with protein MLLRPRRPPPPAPPSPARPDLEADPGASPAPPTSPAPSAAPASPGSPVSPGSAQRTPWSERETELLLGTLLQPAVWRALLLDRRRALPTYRRVSAALARQQVRRTPAQCRRRYKFLRDKLRDAHDQPPGPFDPQIRELMELLGDHGQPRSRRRSPGRPQRARRPASNAPAEPGASLSPGARDADADPSWTLRFSASPLKADAPRPPGSPPALASFDPTFGRPEGHAPLRDPDSSPPPPPPPPSPAREDPALPPGSPEQPAPAPPTLNAALLQTLGHLGDIVTILGPLRDQLLTLNQHVEQLRGSFDQTVSLAVGFILGSAAAERGVLGDPRQ; from the exons ATGCTGCTCCGGCCGCggcggccgcccccgcccgcgcccccgtcGCCCGCCCGCCCGGACCTCGAGGCGGACCCGGGGGCCTCGCCCGCGCCGCCCACCTCGCCCGCGCCGTCGGCGGCGCCCGCGTCCCCCGGCTCGCCCGTGTCCCCCGGCTCGGCGCAGCGCACGCCCTGGAGCGAGCGGGAGACGGAGCTGCTGCTGGGCACGCTGCTGCAGCCGGCCGTGTGGCGCGCGCTGCTGCTGGACCGGCGCCGCGCGCTGCCCACCTACCGCCGCGTGTCGGCCGCGCTGGCCCGCCAGCAGGTGCGCCGCACCCCCGCGCAGTGCCGCCGCCGCTATAAGTTCCTCCGCGACAAGCTGCGCGACGCGCACGACCAGCCGCCGGGACCCTTCGACCCGCAGATCCGCGAGCTCATGGAGCTGCTGGGCGACCACGGGCAgccccgcagccgccgccgctcCCCGGGGCGCCCGCagcgcgcccgccgcccggccAGCAACGCGCCCGCCGAGCCGG GGGCCTCGCTGTCGCCCGGCGCGCGGGACGCCGACGCGGACCCGTCCTGGACGCTCAGGTTCAGCGCGTCCCCGCTGAAGGCGgacgcccccaggcccccaggctcCCCGCCAGCGCTCGCCAGCTTCGACCCCACGTTCGGCCGCCCCGAGGGCCACGCGCCCCTCCGAGACCCCGAcagctcgccgccgccgccgccgccgccgccgtcccccGCCCGGGAAGACCCCGCCTTGCCGCCCGGCAGCCCGGAgcagcccgcgcccgcgcccccgacGCTGAACGCCGCCCTGCTGCAGACCCTGGGCCACCTGGGCGACATCGTGACCATCCTGGGCCCGCTGCGCGACCAGCTGCTGACCCTCAACCAGCACGTGGAGCAGCTCCGCGGCTCCTTCGACCAGACCGTGTCCCTGGCCGTGGGCTTCATCCTGGGCAGTGCCGCGGCCGAGCGGGGCGTCCTGGGAGACCCTCGCCAGTGA